From Levilactobacillus zymae, a single genomic window includes:
- a CDS encoding VIT family protein: MESKKKPATLAQRINVLRASVMGANDGILSVAGIVIGVAGAATSSFAIFISGIAGMIAGTVSMAMGEYVSVNTQKDAQRKAIETQTVALDDDYDGEFNFIKDKYVASGIKPELAEQAAHEMMTKDPIKATVRERFGFNVGEYTNPFSAAIASMISFPTGSILPLLSISLLPKNLRIWGTFVAVIIALSITGYVAAILGNANRRNGTVRNVVAGVITMLVTYFIGRLFA, from the coding sequence ATGGAATCAAAGAAGAAGCCAGCAACTTTAGCGCAACGCATCAACGTCTTACGGGCCAGCGTTATGGGGGCCAATGATGGCATCTTATCCGTTGCGGGGATTGTTATCGGGGTGGCCGGAGCAGCCACGAGTAGTTTCGCCATCTTTATCTCAGGGATTGCCGGAATGATTGCCGGGACGGTGTCGATGGCCATGGGGGAATACGTTTCGGTCAATACGCAAAAGGATGCTCAGCGTAAGGCGATTGAAACCCAGACGGTCGCGTTAGATGACGATTATGACGGAGAATTCAACTTCATCAAGGATAAGTACGTTGCCAGTGGGATTAAACCGGAATTAGCCGAACAGGCGGCCCACGAAATGATGACTAAGGATCCCATCAAGGCCACGGTTCGTGAACGCTTTGGGTTTAACGTAGGAGAGTACACCAATCCATTTTCGGCGGCCATTGCGTCGATGATTTCCTTTCCGACGGGCTCCATCCTACCGCTGTTATCGATCAGCTTGTTGCCGAAGAACTTACGGATCTGGGGGACGTTCGTGGCGGTCATCATCGCGTTATCGATTACCGGCTATGTCGCGGCGATTCTGGGGAACGCCAACCGACGGAACGGTACCGTGCGAAACGTGGTAGCGGGAGTCATTACCATGCTGGTCACGTACTTTATCGGTCGATTATTCGCATGA
- a CDS encoding Fur family transcriptional regulator, with protein sequence MAQPNQLLAQALKTLKDHHIRVTPQRRVILTYLVNHHNHPAVETIYTALAAEQPNLSMATIYNTLNLLVDLGIVIELPNDNGGVRYDFYGQPHYHVICENCGKITDVFAPDFAQLEQQLNREASEQTGYLVTSNHVEVYGLCPECQQKLHIDPARKQWAQGAAPAPTAD encoded by the coding sequence ATGGCCCAACCTAACCAACTTTTAGCGCAAGCGTTAAAGACCTTAAAGGATCATCATATTCGGGTAACGCCCCAGCGCCGGGTAATTTTGACTTACCTGGTCAACCATCACAATCACCCGGCCGTTGAAACCATCTACACCGCATTAGCGGCGGAACAACCTAATCTTAGTATGGCCACGATTTATAACACGTTAAACCTCTTAGTGGACCTTGGTATTGTGATCGAACTACCCAACGATAACGGCGGCGTCCGTTACGACTTCTATGGGCAGCCCCATTACCACGTGATTTGCGAAAACTGTGGCAAGATTACCGACGTCTTCGCCCCCGACTTCGCCCAGTTGGAACAACAACTCAACCGCGAAGCCAGCGAACAAACCGGATACTTGGTCACCAGTAACCACGTGGAGGTCTACGGGTTATGCCCGGAATGCCAACAAAAGTTGCATATCGATCCCGCCAGAAAACAGTGGGCTCAGGGTGCCGCGCCGGCACCGACAGCCGATTAA
- a CDS encoding N-acetylmuramoyl-L-alanine amidase, producing MSKVLLAAVAALGFAGLFGGATSANASSKVNNYINSHNYKPAKVTKAIWSGFPKYKYRHGVGKPEGVVVHETANPSSTIYNEIAYMKRNYNNAFVHSFVDASHIINIANTNYLSWGVGYPGNARFVQFEQIEVHSKSAFAHEIANAAWYTAYLLKEYKLKPNDAAYDGKGTVWSHGSVAKHLGGSTHTDPVGYYASAGKKYFGQKYTMAAFYQMVKKYYKTMTTSTHTKLITATYKSVNQQAKLSSKYTKYYLYNHVKGSNKNAKRQKWSKITPKVGKTYYIDMTAKKTTGSTWYRIKPSKNSSKRYWVYSKVLTGVQNVKTTTATTASATSSFDSSSATSSSDSSSAATSSSDVNAASTSTSSVSASN from the coding sequence ATGTCAAAAGTTCTCCTTGCGGCAGTCGCCGCGTTAGGGTTTGCCGGTCTCTTCGGCGGAGCAACCTCGGCGAATGCTAGTTCGAAGGTCAACAATTATATTAATAGTCACAATTACAAGCCAGCCAAGGTCACGAAGGCCATTTGGAGTGGCTTTCCTAAGTACAAGTACCGGCACGGTGTTGGCAAGCCGGAAGGGGTCGTCGTCCACGAAACAGCTAACCCGTCTTCGACCATTTACAACGAAATTGCCTACATGAAGCGGAACTATAACAACGCCTTCGTCCACAGTTTCGTTGACGCCTCCCACATCATCAACATTGCCAACACCAACTACCTTTCCTGGGGGGTTGGCTATCCGGGGAACGCTCGGTTCGTTCAATTCGAACAGATTGAAGTACACAGTAAGTCCGCCTTCGCCCACGAAATTGCTAACGCGGCCTGGTACACGGCTTACCTGTTAAAGGAATACAAGTTGAAGCCTAACGATGCTGCCTACGACGGTAAGGGGACGGTTTGGTCCCACGGGTCCGTCGCTAAGCATTTAGGCGGGTCAACGCATACCGATCCGGTCGGGTACTACGCTTCGGCTGGGAAGAAGTACTTTGGGCAGAAGTACACCATGGCTGCCTTCTACCAGATGGTTAAGAAGTACTACAAGACCATGACGACCTCAACGCACACCAAGTTGATCACGGCAACTTACAAGTCGGTCAACCAACAAGCGAAGTTAAGTAGCAAGTACACGAAATACTACCTATACAATCACGTCAAGGGCTCTAACAAGAACGCCAAGCGGCAAAAGTGGTCTAAGATTACGCCTAAGGTGGGCAAGACCTACTACATTGACATGACGGCTAAGAAGACCACGGGATCGACCTGGTACCGCATCAAGCCTTCTAAGAACAGTAGCAAGCGTTACTGGGTTTACTCAAAGGTCTTAACGGGCGTCCAGAACGTCAAGACGACCACCGCAACGACAGCGAGTGCCACTAGCAGCTTCGATTCATCCAGCGCTACGAGCAGTTCTGATAGTTCGTCGGCCGCCACTAGTTCCAGCGACGTTAACGCAGCTAGCACTAGTACCAGTAGTGTGAGTGCCAGCAATTAA
- a CDS encoding YibE/F family protein, which yields MSTITLLGLILLLLMVLVGGKAGAQSFLALLLNFGLLFLAIVLVAFHFSPLIVTLVVGLMVLALTIFMSSGDDLSSTVAFIASAIVLVVLVLLIVPVEQWAMVQGFGPEDSEDLVGLSVLVGINFVKVTTATAILSTLGAIAEAAMAISAGLSEILEQHPQVGLKSLFNDGISVGKQIIGTTFNTLFFGFFGGFLALFIWFTGVHYSFGEIFNDKIFVSEILMILFAMLSVLLTVPITTWVMTRAAAGQRKRAAK from the coding sequence ATGAGTACAATTACCTTATTGGGCCTGATTTTACTACTGCTAATGGTGCTAGTGGGTGGCAAGGCGGGGGCCCAGTCGTTTCTGGCGTTGCTCCTGAACTTCGGCCTGCTATTCTTAGCTATCGTGTTGGTGGCCTTTCACTTCTCACCGTTGATCGTTACGTTGGTGGTCGGCTTAATGGTTTTGGCTTTGACCATTTTCATGAGTAGTGGTGATGATTTATCGAGTACCGTGGCGTTTATCGCTTCGGCCATCGTGCTGGTAGTCTTGGTCCTATTAATCGTTCCGGTTGAGCAGTGGGCCATGGTCCAGGGCTTTGGCCCGGAGGACAGTGAGGACCTGGTGGGCTTGTCGGTCCTGGTGGGGATCAACTTCGTCAAGGTGACGACGGCGACGGCGATCCTGAGCACGCTGGGAGCGATTGCCGAGGCGGCGATGGCGATTTCGGCGGGACTCAGTGAGATTCTTGAGCAGCACCCCCAGGTTGGCTTAAAATCGCTGTTTAACGACGGTATCAGCGTGGGTAAGCAAATCATCGGGACCACGTTTAACACCCTGTTTTTCGGCTTTTTCGGCGGTTTCCTGGCGTTATTCATCTGGTTCACCGGTGTGCACTATTCGTTTGGCGAGATTTTCAACGATAAAATCTTCGTGTCGGAAATCTTGATGATCCTGTTCGCCATGCTGAGTGTCTTGCTGACGGTGCCCATTACCACCTGGGTCATGACCCGAGCGGCGGCCGGTCAGCGGAAGCGCGCGGCGAAATAG
- a CDS encoding YibE/F family protein yields MQSFKQTSKVTWWAWLVVVIVGGLLLWGTAHNAVWYHDPIMRVTAVRQQQTTKETDDFQNVDYQTQQVLTGTLLNTSRRGHQLKVTNTYSASGAMDQRYHVGNQLFVVLHHHNGHLSATVKDRKRDIPLVFMLWVVVGLLLLIMQFSGLMAFLSVAANGVLFLMAILLNGSTQGAQVLWIFGSLAVVFAAVTLWLVLGWTRQMVITLVTTLGGTLCAIVVALGVFHVTHEKGMFYESMQYVTQLPRPLFLAETLLGSLGAVMDESTDIISSLFALKRERPTITPQQIFKSGRQIGSTIMGPLINVLFFIFVADTFPMALLYLKNGNSWGYTFSMNMSMGVVQSLISGIGIVLAVPLASYLASRWLPKGVAA; encoded by the coding sequence GTGCAATCATTTAAGCAAACGTCCAAAGTGACCTGGTGGGCGTGGTTAGTCGTGGTTATCGTCGGCGGCCTACTATTGTGGGGTACCGCGCATAACGCCGTCTGGTATCACGATCCCATCATGCGGGTCACCGCGGTGCGGCAACAACAAACGACCAAGGAAACCGATGACTTTCAAAACGTCGATTATCAAACGCAACAGGTTTTGACGGGGACGTTGCTGAATACGTCACGGCGGGGGCACCAGCTGAAGGTGACCAATACCTATTCGGCGTCGGGGGCCATGGATCAACGCTACCACGTTGGGAATCAGCTGTTTGTGGTGTTACACCACCATAATGGTCATCTGAGTGCAACGGTCAAAGATCGGAAGCGCGATATCCCACTGGTCTTTATGCTGTGGGTGGTCGTGGGTCTACTCCTGTTAATCATGCAGTTTAGCGGCTTGATGGCATTTCTTAGCGTCGCGGCTAACGGGGTGCTCTTCTTAATGGCCATCCTGTTGAATGGCTCAACACAGGGCGCGCAAGTCCTGTGGATTTTCGGCAGCTTAGCCGTCGTTTTTGCGGCGGTAACCCTGTGGCTAGTGTTGGGCTGGACTCGTCAGATGGTCATCACGTTGGTAACCACGCTGGGGGGGACGCTGTGTGCCATTGTCGTCGCGTTAGGTGTCTTTCACGTGACTCACGAGAAGGGGATGTTCTACGAGTCCATGCAGTATGTGACCCAGTTACCCCGACCATTGTTCTTGGCTGAGACCTTGTTAGGGTCGTTAGGTGCGGTGATGGATGAATCGACTGACATCATCTCGTCGTTGTTCGCATTGAAACGAGAACGTCCGACCATCACGCCACAACAGATCTTCAAGTCCGGCCGGCAGATTGGGAGTACCATTATGGGCCCCTTGATTAACGTGCTGTTCTTTATTTTTGTGGCCGACACGTTTCCGATGGCATTGCTATACCTCAAAAATGGTAATAGCTGGGGCTATACCTTCTCGATGAACATGTCGATGGGAGTGGTTCAAAGCTTGATTAGTGGGATTGGTATTGTATTAGCCGTTCCGTTGGCCAGTTATCTCGCTAGTCGTTGGTTACCTAAGGGGGTGGCCGCATGA
- a CDS encoding universal stress protein, which yields MYERILVPMDGSKNAHTALVEAIKLAKKLGSKLFIVSVASDQTYAHYGAEFGSEIVTHFKAAATKFLDSAVQEVENAGVPVETSFKVGLPKPTIATTLPQELKTTLTVIGRSGVHGLGRAIMGSTTAYVVHNSDTSVLVVD from the coding sequence ATGTATGAACGGATTTTAGTACCGATGGATGGCAGCAAAAATGCCCATACAGCATTGGTAGAGGCCATTAAGCTGGCCAAAAAACTCGGCTCCAAACTGTTCATCGTCTCTGTCGCTAGTGATCAGACCTATGCACACTATGGTGCGGAATTTGGGAGTGAAATTGTCACCCATTTTAAGGCCGCGGCGACGAAGTTTTTAGACAGTGCGGTGCAAGAAGTAGAGAATGCCGGGGTACCGGTTGAAACTAGCTTCAAAGTGGGCTTGCCTAAGCCCACGATTGCGACGACGCTGCCCCAAGAACTTAAAACCACACTAACGGTGATTGGTCGTTCCGGGGTTCACGGTTTGGGTCGCGCCATTATGGGGTCGACCACGGCCTACGTGGTTCATAACTCGGACACTAGTGTCCTGGTGGTCGATTAA
- a CDS encoding MarR family transcriptional regulator has translation MQSEERVFETFLRQYREIFCVLINAAEQITGQYSLSFEQYLLLKQIHEQRNITLSELADDTRTTRSAAARKLRALLLDGYVEQEAKMDDRRVKYLRLTPKGTRVEDDIHQVFLQSARTWNQLPSDLAPEAINDFFTRYQANVAIWDRNRPKFHRPVTRTRRQAED, from the coding sequence ATGCAAAGCGAGGAGAGAGTATTTGAGACCTTCTTACGGCAATACCGGGAGATTTTCTGCGTCCTGATTAACGCCGCTGAGCAGATCACGGGGCAATACTCATTAAGTTTCGAACAATATTTACTGTTAAAACAAATTCATGAACAACGCAACATTACGCTAAGTGAGCTTGCGGATGACACCCGGACCACGCGTTCCGCCGCGGCTCGAAAATTACGGGCCTTACTGCTAGACGGTTACGTCGAACAGGAAGCCAAGATGGACGACCGGCGGGTCAAGTACCTGCGATTAACGCCTAAGGGAACCCGGGTGGAGGACGACATTCACCAGGTCTTCTTACAGAGTGCGCGGACTTGGAACCAATTACCATCCGACTTAGCGCCAGAAGCGATTAACGATTTCTTCACTCGCTATCAAGCCAACGTGGCTATCTGGGATCGTAACCGGCCGAAGTTCCACCGGCCCGTAACGCGGACCCGGCGGCAAGCAGAAGATTAA
- a CDS encoding M13-type metalloendopeptidase: protein MHTTHFAAGQPGGSATTFPVDESLLNQDLYDAVNGKWAEQATIPADHASTGGFMDLVDNIEHTLMADFADLLAGKLTPANPEMAEFKKFYALTRDFAGRERAGAAPLKPYLAKIEALQNFADLNAALVDFYREGIPTPIALSVDPDMKDTSNYALYVDAPSLILPDKTYYAKDNPAAKQLLPIYTQMATKLLTMVGYSEDDAAQLVDQTKQFDALIAPHVKSSEEAADYVKDYNPFPLADVAAKTDALDLTSAVTALLGATPDQAILPQPTYFDAIGDLLTPANFPLVKSWILVKTVLGASGTLTEDFRQVGGTYGRALSGQKQARSQEKAAYYLASGYFSQVVGDYYGRKYFGEAAKADVRKMVLKMAGVYQNRLATNDWLSEATRKKAVVKLQKLTIKVGYPDKIDPLYAKFKVDTTKSLFDNAQAFDEIALAEHFGHWGHPVDREKWDMSANTVNAYYSPSNNEIVFPAAILQKPFYSLEQSSSTNYGGIGAVMAHEISHAFDNNGAQFDEFGNLNNWWTDADLAHFKDLSQAMIKEFDGIDFAGQKVNGKLTVSENIADAGGLSCALEAAKSAADVDLRAFFINWANVWRMKATTEYMQLLLSIDVHAPAKLRADVQVKNLDDFYTTFNVQPGDGMYLKPADRVKIW from the coding sequence ATGCACACCACTCATTTTGCTGCCGGCCAACCCGGTGGTTCCGCAACGACTTTTCCGGTTGACGAGTCCCTGCTCAACCAAGACCTCTACGATGCCGTCAATGGCAAGTGGGCCGAACAGGCCACCATTCCCGCCGACCACGCCTCGACCGGGGGCTTCATGGACTTAGTCGACAACATCGAACACACCTTGATGGCCGACTTTGCCGACCTCTTAGCGGGTAAGTTAACGCCCGCCAATCCCGAAATGGCCGAATTCAAGAAATTCTACGCCTTAACGCGTGACTTTGCGGGCCGTGAACGGGCCGGTGCCGCACCGCTCAAGCCTTATTTGGCCAAAATCGAAGCGCTACAGAATTTCGCCGACCTAAACGCCGCGTTGGTCGATTTCTACCGGGAAGGCATTCCCACGCCCATCGCGCTGAGCGTCGACCCCGACATGAAGGATACCAGCAACTACGCGCTGTACGTCGACGCGCCGAGCCTGATTCTGCCCGACAAGACCTACTACGCCAAGGATAATCCGGCGGCCAAGCAATTACTGCCAATCTACACCCAGATGGCCACCAAGTTACTGACCATGGTGGGCTACAGTGAAGATGACGCCGCCCAGTTGGTCGACCAGACCAAGCAATTCGACGCGTTGATTGCGCCACACGTGAAGTCGTCCGAAGAAGCGGCCGACTACGTGAAGGACTATAACCCGTTCCCGCTGGCCGACGTGGCCGCTAAGACCGACGCGTTAGACCTGACCAGTGCCGTCACCGCCCTTCTAGGCGCCACACCGGACCAGGCCATCCTCCCGCAACCGACCTACTTCGACGCCATCGGCGATCTCTTAACCCCCGCCAACTTCCCACTCGTGAAAAGCTGGATCCTGGTTAAGACGGTCTTGGGCGCTAGTGGCACCTTGACCGAGGACTTCCGCCAAGTCGGTGGCACCTACGGCCGAGCTTTGTCGGGTCAAAAACAGGCTCGCTCTCAGGAAAAGGCCGCCTACTACCTAGCTAGTGGCTACTTCAGTCAGGTTGTCGGTGACTACTACGGTCGCAAATACTTCGGTGAAGCCGCTAAGGCCGACGTTCGTAAGATGGTCCTGAAGATGGCCGGCGTTTACCAAAACCGGTTGGCCACCAACGACTGGCTGAGTGAAGCCACCCGCAAGAAGGCCGTGGTCAAGCTTCAGAAGTTGACCATCAAGGTCGGCTACCCGGACAAGATCGACCCACTCTACGCCAAGTTTAAGGTCGACACCACCAAGTCCCTCTTCGACAACGCGCAAGCCTTCGACGAAATCGCCTTGGCTGAACACTTCGGCCACTGGGGCCACCCCGTCGACCGCGAGAAGTGGGACATGAGCGCCAACACGGTCAACGCCTACTACTCCCCGTCGAACAACGAAATCGTCTTTCCCGCCGCCATCTTGCAAAAGCCGTTCTACAGCCTAGAACAGTCCAGCAGCACCAACTACGGCGGTATCGGGGCCGTCATGGCGCACGAAATCTCCCACGCCTTCGATAACAACGGCGCGCAGTTCGACGAATTCGGGAACCTGAATAACTGGTGGACCGACGCGGACCTGGCCCACTTCAAGGACCTCTCGCAGGCCATGATCAAGGAATTCGACGGCATCGACTTTGCCGGTCAGAAGGTCAACGGTAAGCTGACCGTTTCCGAAAACATCGCCGACGCCGGCGGGCTGAGCTGTGCCCTAGAAGCCGCTAAATCGGCCGCTGACGTCGATTTACGGGCCTTCTTTATCAACTGGGCCAACGTCTGGCGGATGAAGGCCACAACGGAATATATGCAGCTTCTGCTGTCGATCGACGTCCACGCCCCGGCCAAGCTGCGGGCCGACGTGCAGGTCAAGAACCTCGACGACTTCTACACCACTTTCAACGTTCAACCGGGCGACGGCATGTACCTGAAGCCGGCGGACCGGGTGAAAATCTGGTAA
- a CDS encoding LacI family DNA-binding transcriptional regulator, with protein MAATLKDIAQAVGVSLATVSRVLNYDRTLSVSDQTRKQIFEVAENLNYSKLKRRPILADKQLKIAVVQWYSKTKELDDLYYMSIRLGLEKRSEQRHFITMRTFQNDLSKIDDDVDAIIAIGKFSPQQVQALAEMTPNLVFVDQDQLANGYDSVVTDFQIAVQQVVDYFTQQGQTRIGLLHGTEWTTDEQYQVIDPRYQAFKQLLQSRGQYDDSCVFAGDYTNQSGYDQMTRAIETLGDQLPAAFFVTNDPMAAGALKALREANIAVPQRVSLIGFNDTTIARYVFPELSTVHVNTELLGTTAVDLIENRIQTGRTTPQRVTVGTSLVLRESTLQK; from the coding sequence ATGGCAGCAACGTTAAAGGATATTGCTCAGGCCGTGGGTGTGTCACTGGCGACGGTTTCGCGGGTTTTGAATTACGACCGGACGTTATCGGTCAGCGACCAAACCCGCAAGCAGATCTTCGAGGTGGCGGAAAATCTGAACTATTCGAAGCTCAAGCGGCGGCCGATTCTGGCGGACAAGCAATTGAAGATTGCCGTCGTTCAATGGTATTCCAAGACCAAAGAACTCGACGACCTCTATTACATGTCGATTCGCCTGGGCTTGGAGAAGCGCAGTGAACAACGCCACTTCATTACCATGCGGACCTTCCAGAATGACCTGAGTAAGATTGACGACGACGTGGACGCGATTATCGCTATCGGGAAGTTTAGTCCCCAGCAGGTCCAAGCCTTAGCGGAAATGACGCCGAACTTGGTGTTTGTGGATCAGGACCAACTGGCTAACGGGTACGACAGCGTGGTCACGGACTTTCAGATCGCGGTGCAACAGGTGGTTGATTACTTTACCCAGCAGGGGCAGACCCGTATCGGGTTACTCCATGGGACGGAATGGACCACCGACGAGCAGTACCAGGTAATCGATCCGCGGTATCAGGCGTTCAAGCAGTTGCTGCAAAGTCGCGGACAGTACGACGACTCGTGCGTGTTCGCGGGGGATTACACCAACCAATCTGGCTATGATCAGATGACCCGCGCGATTGAGACGTTGGGTGACCAACTGCCCGCGGCGTTCTTCGTGACCAACGACCCCATGGCCGCTGGCGCGTTAAAGGCGCTTCGTGAGGCTAACATTGCCGTGCCGCAACGCGTGAGTCTGATTGGGTTCAACGACACCACGATTGCCCGGTACGTCTTCCCGGAGCTTAGTACCGTGCACGTCAACACGGAACTCCTGGGTACCACGGCGGTTGACTTGATCGAAAACCGGATTCAAACGGGCCGGACCACCCCGCAACGGGTGACGGTCGGCACGAGTCTGGTCTTACGAGAGAGCACCTTACAGAAGTAA
- a CDS encoding UDP-glucose--hexose-1-phosphate uridylyltransferase, protein MAQDTLQLFLDDIVASPSPYTALDRQYVENRIYALIGDGAVQAATAANPIDLVAALVNTAIEHGKINDTPSEREILEAQLMDLMTPLPSALNRGFWDRYQESPSKATDWFYQLSRANDYIKTRNIARNVVFDADTPAGTLEITINLSKPEKDPKAIAAARNQPKTGYPLDQLCMTNEGYLGRLGYPARSNHRIIRLMLGGEIWGFQYSPYAYFAEHAIFLSQVHRPMKVDQHGITNLLEIVRQFPTYFVGSNADLPIVGGSMLSHDHYQGGKHTFSMMKAPLDREFDLNVPGVTAGVVQWPMTDLRLRGAHPEALVTAAVRIMDSWKAYSDESVDVRAYTNGTRHHTVTPIAYRDGDDYVLDLVLRDNQTSAQYPDGIFHPHQDVQHIKKENIGLIEVMGRAILPARLKPEMAEVEKYLIGQPNQIAAMHQPWADSLKAQHDITPENVQSVVHQAIGDTFARVLADAGVFKRDAKGQAALDQFLAQL, encoded by the coding sequence ATGGCTCAAGATACCTTACAGTTATTCTTAGACGACATCGTGGCGTCCCCGTCGCCCTACACGGCACTGGATCGCCAGTACGTGGAAAACCGCATCTACGCGTTGATTGGTGACGGTGCGGTCCAAGCGGCCACGGCGGCCAACCCAATTGATTTGGTCGCGGCGCTGGTTAACACGGCCATCGAGCACGGTAAAATTAATGACACGCCCAGTGAGCGTGAAATTTTAGAAGCCCAACTGATGGACCTGATGACGCCGCTCCCATCCGCACTGAACCGTGGCTTCTGGGACCGTTACCAGGAAAGTCCGTCCAAGGCGACCGACTGGTTCTACCAGTTGAGTCGGGCCAACGACTACATCAAGACGCGTAACATTGCGCGTAACGTGGTCTTTGACGCCGACACGCCGGCGGGCACCTTAGAAATCACCATTAACCTGTCGAAGCCGGAAAAGGACCCCAAGGCCATTGCGGCCGCGCGGAACCAACCTAAGACGGGTTACCCGTTAGACCAACTCTGCATGACCAACGAAGGCTACTTAGGCCGGTTGGGTTATCCGGCCCGCAGCAATCACCGGATCATCCGGTTGATGCTGGGCGGCGAAATCTGGGGCTTCCAGTATTCGCCGTACGCCTACTTCGCCGAACACGCCATCTTCTTGTCCCAAGTTCACCGGCCGATGAAGGTCGACCAACACGGAATCACCAACTTGTTGGAAATCGTGCGGCAGTTCCCGACCTACTTTGTCGGCAGTAACGCCGACTTACCGATCGTGGGGGGCTCGATGTTGAGCCACGACCACTATCAAGGCGGCAAGCACACCTTCTCAATGATGAAGGCACCGTTGGATCGCGAATTTGACCTGAACGTACCGGGTGTTACGGCCGGGGTCGTTCAGTGGCCGATGACCGACTTACGGTTACGGGGCGCGCACCCCGAAGCCCTGGTCACGGCGGCGGTCAGGATCATGGATAGTTGGAAGGCCTACTCCGACGAAAGCGTCGACGTGCGGGCTTACACCAACGGCACGCGGCACCACACGGTCACCCCGATTGCGTACCGTGACGGAGACGACTACGTGCTGGACCTGGTCTTACGGGACAACCAGACGTCCGCTCAGTATCCGGATGGCATCTTCCACCCGCATCAGGACGTCCAACACATCAAGAAGGAAAACATTGGCTTGATCGAAGTCATGGGCCGGGCCATCTTACCCGCACGGCTGAAACCGGAAATGGCCGAGGTCGAAAAGTACCTGATTGGGCAACCCAACCAGATTGCGGCCATGCACCAACCTTGGGCGGACAGCCTGAAGGCCCAGCACGACATCACGCCGGAAAACGTGCAATCGGTAGTTCACCAAGCGATTGGGGACACGTTTGCCCGGGTCTTGGCGGATGCGGGAGTCTTCAAGCGCGATGCCAAGGGGCAAGCCGCGTTAGACCAATTTTTAGCACAACTTTAA
- the galE gene encoding UDP-glucose 4-epimerase GalE, whose translation MTVLVLGGAGYIGSHAVDRLVEKGYDVAVVDNLVTGHRAAVNPKARFYQGDVRDQDFLNDVFDKEDIEGIIHFAAFSVVPESMKKPLKYFDNNTAGMVSLLEVMNKHNVKRIVFSSTAATYGEPKQIPIKETDPQVPTNPYGESKLMMEKIMKWSDEAYGIKFVALRYFNVAGAKPDGSIGEDHHPETHLVPIILEVAAGERKELSIFGDDYPTKDGTNVRDYVHVVDLADAHILALEYLKAGHDSNAFNLGSSTGFSNKEMLEAARKVTGKEIPAKMAPRRAGDPSTLIAASDKARDILNWQPQYDNVEDIIRTAWNWKQSHPEGYADRGANA comes from the coding sequence ATGACAGTTTTAGTTTTAGGTGGTGCTGGTTACATCGGCTCCCATGCCGTTGATCGATTGGTTGAAAAGGGGTACGACGTGGCCGTTGTGGATAACCTGGTCACGGGACACCGCGCAGCCGTGAACCCTAAGGCGCGCTTTTACCAAGGTGACGTGCGGGACCAAGATTTCCTGAACGACGTTTTTGATAAGGAAGACATCGAAGGGATCATTCACTTCGCCGCCTTCTCCGTGGTGCCTGAATCCATGAAGAAACCGTTGAAGTACTTCGACAACAACACGGCCGGCATGGTTTCCTTACTGGAAGTCATGAACAAACACAACGTTAAACGCATCGTCTTCTCCTCAACGGCGGCCACTTACGGCGAACCGAAGCAGATTCCCATCAAGGAAACTGACCCGCAAGTGCCAACCAACCCGTACGGCGAAAGCAAGTTGATGATGGAAAAGATCATGAAGTGGTCCGACGAAGCTTACGGCATCAAGTTCGTGGCTTTGCGGTACTTCAACGTGGCGGGGGCCAAGCCAGATGGCAGCATCGGTGAAGACCACCACCCCGAAACCCACTTAGTCCCGATCATCTTGGAAGTCGCTGCGGGCGAACGGAAAGAACTGTCCATCTTCGGGGACGATTACCCAACTAAGGATGGCACCAACGTGCGGGATTACGTCCACGTGGTCGATTTAGCCGACGCCCACATCCTGGCCTTGGAATACCTGAAGGCCGGCCACGACAGCAACGCCTTCAACCTGGGTTCTTCGACCGGTTTCTCCAACAAAGAAATGTTGGAAGCCGCACGGAAGGTCACGGGCAAGGAAATCCCTGCCAAGATGGCCCCACGGCGTGCCGGTGACCCAAGTACCTTGATTGCGGCGAGTGACAAGGCCCGCGACATCTTGAACTGGCAACCCCAATACGACAACGTGGAAGACATCATCCGGACGGCCTGGAACTGGAAGCAATCCCACCCCGAAGGCTACGCTGACCGGGGGGCGAACGCCTAA